One window of the Corticium candelabrum chromosome 7, ooCorCand1.1, whole genome shotgun sequence genome contains the following:
- the LOC134182524 gene encoding uncharacterized protein LOC134182524 isoform X1, with the protein MLWMWRRVIAPALKLLTFFHLASSSNSTQELTLSVILPFDGGTWCQGHNILPAIRMARDIINQKGLIPGYNLTTEIHNGKCDVSEGLESFIDSLLARDRLLVGFVGPGCSSSAKPIGAVSRQYPFISISYSAESSELSNSVTYPYFLRTVPPAGELQKLWLALLKHYGWFRFALVIQNDHAGFSTDWFQQELLDDPLFNWSDVTLISTTQDGRSWDPVAVIKELQKNDIRIILAMLFEDHARELMCAAYKMGLTGCRGEKQYVWIFPGWYDSEWWYRSSCNEQLDTNCPGHMVLHALNGYLVIQNQYFTDKSEDEKIAGGLTVKQWHEKYESYRKVYQEELRGRNETVTLRERHFGSYAYDAVFTWVYALNKFFQEGNRPKFHISDDKSASKKIGTRLKEIMTGVKFSGISGEVKFNGNDRIANLTVRNFVNGTYRTVATYDTITETFTHENVLVNWGNGCDATIPRDRAVEVFHGCSGLTSFALLLGSCAKAVAIVSSLGFLVVLLIILLLFFRYHRKFEATRKRMNSLGLMDRKRRSLLLNVDDFEVSRSTLQLNRKLGEGCFGAVYGGEGVSVVDGEERTPIAVKALRPGAEPEEKVLFLEEVQVMKQFIHPNIVRLIGVCTKEEPICAVMELMVYGDLKSYLLSHRLCLTSPDLQWMAVQVGRGVEYLHSRQFVHRCRYFILILIDGSIYSVCALILFIIAVCVCRDIASRNCMVTLNKTTKLGDFGLTRKVGDSSDYYRYRRSGLLPIRWMAPESIRNGIFATSSDVWSFGILLFEIITLAGFPYQEWSNYQVIENVSKGLTIQLPAQCHSELKGTMTDCWIYEADRRPTISVVLSRIEGDTRSQIFVPCTETLPEIINAANEVECSVPADTSLPVRKRTIPVHEACSTLVRRFSESAITKMVISQDSAKTKTSGDDCSLSRQPSIKCPRHPLSSSSLRRHANKRQTHFTCQESYI; encoded by the exons ATGCTGTGGATGTGGAGGCGTGTCATTGCACCTGCACTGAAGCTTCTTACATTCTTTCATTTGGCGTCGAGCAGCAATTCAA ctCAAGAACTAACCCTTAGTGTAATTCTACCGTTTGACGGCGGTACATGGTGTCAAGGCCACAACATTCTTCCTGCCATTCGAATGGCTCGAGACATCATCAATCAAAAGGGTTTGATTCCTGGCTATAATTTGACGACGGAAATACACAATGGCAAGTGCGACGTATCAGAAGGACTGGAGTCTTTTATTGACAGCTTGCTGGCTAGAGACAGACTTCTAGTTGGTTTTGTCGGTCCCGGATGCTCTAGCAGTGCCAAACCCATTGGAGCGGTCTCTCGGCAATACCCTTTCATCAGTATTTCGTATTCAGCCGAATCTTCTGAGTTATCAAATTCAGTTACATATCCCTATTTCTTACGCACGGTCCCTCCTGCTGGAGAACTACAAAAACTATGGCTAGCGCTTCTCAAACATTACGGATGGTTTCGTTTTGCTTTGGTCATACAAAATGACCATGCTGGTTTCTCTACCGATTGGTTTCAACAGGAGTTGCTAGACGACCCACTATTCAACTGGTCCGACGTGACGTTAATTTCAACTACACAAGACGGCCGCAGTTGGGATCCAGTCGCTGTTATCAAGGAGCTCCAGAAAAACGACATTAGAATCATACTTGCAATGCTGTTTGAAGACCACGCTCGCGAGCTTATGTGTGCTGCCTACAAGATG GGATTGACTGGCTGCAGAGGTGAAAAACAGTACGTGTGGATATTTCCCGGATGGTATGACAGCGAATGGTGGTATCGCAGTTCTTGTAATGAACAACTAGACACGAACTGTCCAGGACATATGGTGCTCCACGCTCTTAACGGGTACTTGGTTATTCAAAATCAATATTTTACAGACAAGTCGGAGGATGAAAAGATTGCCGGTGGGCTGACAGTGAAGCAGTGGCATGAAAAATATGAAAGCTATCGTAAG GTTTATCAAGAAGAATTGAGAGGCAGAAATGAGACGGTGACGTTGCGAGAGCGGCACTTCGGGAGCTATGCTTACGACGCTGTTTTTACTTGGGTGTATGCACTAAACAAGTTTTTTCAAGAAGGAAACCGACCAAAATTTCACATTTCCGATGACAAATCTGCGAG TAAGAAAATTGGTACAAGACTTAAAGAAATCATGACTGGTGTTAAATTCAGTGGCATTTCTGGAGAAGTAAAATTTAATGGGAATGATCGGATAGCAAACTTGACCGTCAGAAATTTCGTCAATGGAACTTATCGAAcagttgccacgtacgacacaATAACGGAAACGTTTACACATGAAAACGTACTTGTGAACTGGGGCAATGGATGTGATGCGACAATACCGCGTGATCGTGCCGTCGAGGTTTTTCATGGCTGCTCGGGTTTGACATCGTTTGCATTACTGCTAGGCAGCTGTGCCAAAGCAGTCGCTATAGTTAGTTCTTTAG GATTTCTGGTCGTTCTGCTTATCATTTTACTGCTCTTTTTTCG GTATCATCGGAAATTTGAGGCGACACGAAAAAGAATGAACTCCCTGGGACTAATGGATCGTAAACGCAGATCACTGTTACTAAATGTCGACGACTTTGAAGTCTCCCGATCAACGCTGCAGCTGAACCGCAAGCTAGGAGAAGGATGCTTTGGTGCTGTTTACGGTGGGGAGGGAGTAAGTGTTGTGGATGGTGAAGAACGTACACCTATAGCCGTAAAAGCACTCAGACCAGGAGCTGAGCCTGAAGAGAAA GTGCTTTTTCTAGAAGAAGTTCAAGTTATGAAGCAGTTTATCCATCCTAATATTGTTCGCCTCATCGGTGTTTGTACAAAAGAAGAGCCCATTTGTGCGGTGATGGAACTGATGGTTTATGGTGATTTAAAGTCTTATCTTTTGTCGCACAGA CTCTGCTTGACATCACCAGATCTGCAATGGATGGCTGTTCAAGTAGGCCGCGGTGTCGAATACTTGCATTCTCGCCAATTTGTACACAGGTGCCGATATTTCATATTGATATTGATTGATGGGTCTATATACAGTGTATGTGCGTTAATTCTATTTATTATTGCCGTATGCGTTTGCAGAGATATCGCATCTCGTAACTGTATGGTAACTCTCAACAAAACAACCAAGCTGGGAGACTTCGGATTGACTAGAAAAGTGGGAGACAGTAGTGACTATTACAGATATAGGAGATCTG GACTGTTGCCCATCCGTTGGATGGCTCCCGAGTCTATCAGAAATGGGATATTCGCTACGTCTAGTGACGTTTGGAGTTTCGGTATTCTTCTTTTTGAAATTATTACTCTAGCCGGCTTTCCCTACCAAGAATGGTCCAATTACCAAGTTATTGAAAATGTCTCTAAAGGCCTCACTATTCAATTGCCAGCACAATGCCATTCGGAGCT AAAGGGCACTATGACTGACTGCTGGATTTACGAAGCGGATCGGCGTCCGACTATCAGCGTCGTCTTGTCTCGCATCGAAGGCGATACGAGGTCTCAAATATTTGTGCCTTGCACCGAAACTTTACCGGAAATTATCAACGCTGCAAATGAA GTAGAGTGCAGTGTACCGGCCGATACCTCTCTTCCAGTGAGAAAACGAACAATACCGGTACATGAGGCATGTTCAACGCTCGTACGCAGATTCTCTGAGTCTGCCATTACCAAAATG GTTATTTCGCAAGACTCGGCAAAGACAAAGACGAGCGGTGATGACTGCTCCTTGTCGCGTCAACCGTCGATAAAATGTCCTCGACATCCGTTGAGTTCGTCGTCGCTTAGACGACATGCTAATAAACGGCAAACACACTTCACCTGTCAGGAAAGCTATATCTAG
- the LOC134182524 gene encoding gamma-aminobutyric acid type B receptor subunit 1-like isoform X2: protein MLWMWRRVIAPALKLLTFFHLASSSNSTQELTLSVILPFDGGTWCQGHNILPAIRMARDIINQKGLIPGYNLTTEIHNGKCDVSEGLESFIDSLLARDRLLVGFVGPGCSSSAKPIGAVSRQYPFISISYSAESSELSNSVTYPYFLRTVPPAGELQKLWLALLKHYGWFRFALVIQNDHAGFSTDWFQQELLDDPLFNWSDVTLISTTQDGRSWDPVAVIKELQKNDIRIILAMLFEDHARELMCAAYKMGLTGCRGEKQYVWIFPGWYDSEWWYRSSCNEQLDTNCPGHMVLHALNGYLVIQNQYFTDKSEDEKIAGGLTVKQWHEKYESYRKVYQEELRGRNETVTLRERHFGSYAYDAVFTWVYALNKFFQEGNRPKFHISDDKSASKKIGTRLKEIMTGVKFSGISGEVKFNGNDRIANLTVRNFVNGTYRTVATYDTITETFTHENVLVNWGNGCDATIPRDRAVEVFHGCSGLTSFALLLGSCAKAVAIVSSLGFLVVLLIILLLFFRYHRKFEATRKRMNSLGLMDRKRRSLLLNVDDFEVSRSTLQLNRKLGEGCFGAVYGGEGVSVVDGEERTPIAVKALRPGAEPEEKVLFLEEVQVMKQFIHPNIVRLIGVCTKEEPICAVMELMVYGDLKSYLLSHRLCLTSPDLQWMAVQVGRGVEYLHSRQFVHRDIASRNCMVTLNKTTKLGDFGLTRKVGDSSDYYRYRRSGLLPIRWMAPESIRNGIFATSSDVWSFGILLFEIITLAGFPYQEWSNYQVIENVSKGLTIQLPAQCHSELKGTMTDCWIYEADRRPTISVVLSRIEGDTRSQIFVPCTETLPEIINAANEVECSVPADTSLPVRKRTIPVHEACSTLVRRFSESAITKMVISQDSAKTKTSGDDCSLSRQPSIKCPRHPLSSSSLRRHANKRQTHFTCQESYI, encoded by the exons ATGCTGTGGATGTGGAGGCGTGTCATTGCACCTGCACTGAAGCTTCTTACATTCTTTCATTTGGCGTCGAGCAGCAATTCAA ctCAAGAACTAACCCTTAGTGTAATTCTACCGTTTGACGGCGGTACATGGTGTCAAGGCCACAACATTCTTCCTGCCATTCGAATGGCTCGAGACATCATCAATCAAAAGGGTTTGATTCCTGGCTATAATTTGACGACGGAAATACACAATGGCAAGTGCGACGTATCAGAAGGACTGGAGTCTTTTATTGACAGCTTGCTGGCTAGAGACAGACTTCTAGTTGGTTTTGTCGGTCCCGGATGCTCTAGCAGTGCCAAACCCATTGGAGCGGTCTCTCGGCAATACCCTTTCATCAGTATTTCGTATTCAGCCGAATCTTCTGAGTTATCAAATTCAGTTACATATCCCTATTTCTTACGCACGGTCCCTCCTGCTGGAGAACTACAAAAACTATGGCTAGCGCTTCTCAAACATTACGGATGGTTTCGTTTTGCTTTGGTCATACAAAATGACCATGCTGGTTTCTCTACCGATTGGTTTCAACAGGAGTTGCTAGACGACCCACTATTCAACTGGTCCGACGTGACGTTAATTTCAACTACACAAGACGGCCGCAGTTGGGATCCAGTCGCTGTTATCAAGGAGCTCCAGAAAAACGACATTAGAATCATACTTGCAATGCTGTTTGAAGACCACGCTCGCGAGCTTATGTGTGCTGCCTACAAGATG GGATTGACTGGCTGCAGAGGTGAAAAACAGTACGTGTGGATATTTCCCGGATGGTATGACAGCGAATGGTGGTATCGCAGTTCTTGTAATGAACAACTAGACACGAACTGTCCAGGACATATGGTGCTCCACGCTCTTAACGGGTACTTGGTTATTCAAAATCAATATTTTACAGACAAGTCGGAGGATGAAAAGATTGCCGGTGGGCTGACAGTGAAGCAGTGGCATGAAAAATATGAAAGCTATCGTAAG GTTTATCAAGAAGAATTGAGAGGCAGAAATGAGACGGTGACGTTGCGAGAGCGGCACTTCGGGAGCTATGCTTACGACGCTGTTTTTACTTGGGTGTATGCACTAAACAAGTTTTTTCAAGAAGGAAACCGACCAAAATTTCACATTTCCGATGACAAATCTGCGAG TAAGAAAATTGGTACAAGACTTAAAGAAATCATGACTGGTGTTAAATTCAGTGGCATTTCTGGAGAAGTAAAATTTAATGGGAATGATCGGATAGCAAACTTGACCGTCAGAAATTTCGTCAATGGAACTTATCGAAcagttgccacgtacgacacaATAACGGAAACGTTTACACATGAAAACGTACTTGTGAACTGGGGCAATGGATGTGATGCGACAATACCGCGTGATCGTGCCGTCGAGGTTTTTCATGGCTGCTCGGGTTTGACATCGTTTGCATTACTGCTAGGCAGCTGTGCCAAAGCAGTCGCTATAGTTAGTTCTTTAG GATTTCTGGTCGTTCTGCTTATCATTTTACTGCTCTTTTTTCG GTATCATCGGAAATTTGAGGCGACACGAAAAAGAATGAACTCCCTGGGACTAATGGATCGTAAACGCAGATCACTGTTACTAAATGTCGACGACTTTGAAGTCTCCCGATCAACGCTGCAGCTGAACCGCAAGCTAGGAGAAGGATGCTTTGGTGCTGTTTACGGTGGGGAGGGAGTAAGTGTTGTGGATGGTGAAGAACGTACACCTATAGCCGTAAAAGCACTCAGACCAGGAGCTGAGCCTGAAGAGAAA GTGCTTTTTCTAGAAGAAGTTCAAGTTATGAAGCAGTTTATCCATCCTAATATTGTTCGCCTCATCGGTGTTTGTACAAAAGAAGAGCCCATTTGTGCGGTGATGGAACTGATGGTTTATGGTGATTTAAAGTCTTATCTTTTGTCGCACAGA CTCTGCTTGACATCACCAGATCTGCAATGGATGGCTGTTCAAGTAGGCCGCGGTGTCGAATACTTGCATTCTCGCCAATTTGTACACAG AGATATCGCATCTCGTAACTGTATGGTAACTCTCAACAAAACAACCAAGCTGGGAGACTTCGGATTGACTAGAAAAGTGGGAGACAGTAGTGACTATTACAGATATAGGAGATCTG GACTGTTGCCCATCCGTTGGATGGCTCCCGAGTCTATCAGAAATGGGATATTCGCTACGTCTAGTGACGTTTGGAGTTTCGGTATTCTTCTTTTTGAAATTATTACTCTAGCCGGCTTTCCCTACCAAGAATGGTCCAATTACCAAGTTATTGAAAATGTCTCTAAAGGCCTCACTATTCAATTGCCAGCACAATGCCATTCGGAGCT AAAGGGCACTATGACTGACTGCTGGATTTACGAAGCGGATCGGCGTCCGACTATCAGCGTCGTCTTGTCTCGCATCGAAGGCGATACGAGGTCTCAAATATTTGTGCCTTGCACCGAAACTTTACCGGAAATTATCAACGCTGCAAATGAA GTAGAGTGCAGTGTACCGGCCGATACCTCTCTTCCAGTGAGAAAACGAACAATACCGGTACATGAGGCATGTTCAACGCTCGTACGCAGATTCTCTGAGTCTGCCATTACCAAAATG GTTATTTCGCAAGACTCGGCAAAGACAAAGACGAGCGGTGATGACTGCTCCTTGTCGCGTCAACCGTCGATAAAATGTCCTCGACATCCGTTGAGTTCGTCGTCGCTTAGACGACATGCTAATAAACGGCAAACACACTTCACCTGTCAGGAAAGCTATATCTAG